A genome region from Rhodothermales bacterium includes the following:
- a CDS encoding VOC family protein, giving the protein MRKLILVSAFLVAAACTSEPAATTEFKGVKTVVYVTPDLDAGKAWYSSVFGIEPYFDEPFYVGFQVGDFELGLDPDTALAPPGRGGMWVYWEVDDAVATYDRLTTLGATEVTGVSDVGGGVLVGTVEDPFGNLFGIIQMP; this is encoded by the coding sequence ATGAGGAAACTGATTCTTGTCTCGGCCTTCCTGGTCGCCGCGGCGTGCACCAGCGAACCCGCCGCAACCACGGAATTCAAAGGCGTCAAGACCGTCGTCTACGTCACGCCGGACCTCGACGCAGGAAAAGCCTGGTACTCGTCCGTCTTCGGCATCGAGCCGTATTTCGACGAGCCGTTTTATGTGGGTTTCCAGGTGGGCGACTTCGAGCTGGGACTTGACCCCGACACCGCCCTTGCCCCCCCGGGTCGCGGAGGCATGTGGGTATATTGGGAAGTCGATGACGCCGTCGCGACGTACGACAGACTGACGACCCTCGGAGCCACCGAGGTCACCGGCGTAAGCGACGTCGGTGGCGGCGTCCTTGTCGGGACCGTCGAAGACCCGTTCGGCAACCTCTTCGGCATCATTCAGATGCCCTGA